One part of the Rutidosis leptorrhynchoides isolate AG116_Rl617_1_P2 chromosome 1, CSIRO_AGI_Rlap_v1, whole genome shotgun sequence genome encodes these proteins:
- the LOC139890034 gene encoding uncharacterized protein: MIIDEVHNSSCALHSGYKTIGAKIMRMGYFWPSLYRDVAKIVKRCKSCQRHAPQNRMPRHDMIPVNSPWPFHKWAIDIVGPFSAGPGNVKFLIVAIDYFTKWVEAKAVRTIIEVQVRNFVWENIVCKFGIPRGLANGLCEVTNRDIVNGIKKRLYEKRTGWVDELPNVLWAHRTTFKKSIGETHFSLVYGSEAVIPAEILVPTHRVTNFDEEVNGEALHENLNLVEERRLMAAIREANNKHQIAKYYNKRVRALSFDIGE, from the exons ATGATAATTGATGAAGTGCATAATAGTTCCTGCGCATTGCATTCAGGTTATAAAACTATCGGGGCaaaaattatgcggatgggttacttttggccatcCTTATATCGCGATGTTGCAAAGATTGTTAAGCGTTgcaaaagttgccaaaggcatgctccgcagaatcggaTGCCAAGGCATGATATGATTCCCGTTAACTCGCCATGGCCATTTCataaatgggctattgatattgtcGGACCATTTTCCGCAGGTCCTGGCAATGTCAAATTCCTAATTGTGGCAATTGACTATTTtacaaaatgggttgaagctaaggcggttcgcactatcaTTGAAGTGCAAGTGCGTAATTTTGTATGGGAGAATATTGTTTGCAAATTTGGTATTCCGCGCGgattg GCTAATGGCTTGTGTGAAGTAACCAATCGTGACATTGTGAACGGTATCAAAAAGAGGTTATATGAAAAGCGAACTGGTTGGGTGGATGAGTTGCCCAATGTAttatgggcacatcgcactactttcaaAAAGAGCATAGGGGAAACACACTTTAGTTTAGTATATGGCTCTGAAGCAGTAATACCCGCTGAAATTCTTGTTCCAACGCATAGAGTCACTAACTTTGATGAAGAAGTGAATGGCGAAGCCTTACACGAAAATTTGAATTTAGTTGAAGAGCGAAGGTTAATGGCTGCTATCAGAGAGGCAAATAACAAACATCAAATCGCCAAATATTATAACAAAAGAGTACGCGCTTTGTCTTTTGATATAGGCGAATGA